In Oryzias latipes chromosome 15, ASM223467v1, the following proteins share a genomic window:
- the LOC101172678 gene encoding uncharacterized protein LOC101172678 → MDMIKSMVGSNPEVVEQAGKKAGQMVEQAVKSALSGNDGQKGQTEAGGQAGVKVKGQAGGAEAKVEGEGGFGLDDALSAIGGKKENKEGGSKGFLGSFGL, encoded by the exons ATGGATATGATCAAGTCAATGGTGGGCTCGAATCCTGAAGTCGTCGAACAAGCCGGCAAGAAAGCAG GTCAAATGGTGGAACAAGCTGTGAAGAGTGCTTTGAGTGGGAACGACGGACAGAAAGGACAGACAGAAGCAGGGGGACAGGCGGGGGTGAAGGTGAAAGGACaagcaggaggagcagaagcgAAGGTGGAAGGAGAAGGGGGCTTTGGTCTTGATGACGCACTTTCTGCTATTGGAGGCAAAAAGGAGAACAAGGAGGGAG GTTCGAAAGGGTTCCTGGGAAGCTTCGGTCTGTAA